Genomic DNA from Thermoflexus hugenholtzii JAD2:
GCGGCCGGGGTCCTTCGCGGATCTCCCGATGAAGCGGCCAGGAGCCGGAATCCGCCGTTCACGGGCTTTAAAAAATGGATCCGGACACCTGCGAACGGCGGGGGTCCTCTCAACTGACTGGGATAGTGGCCGAAATGAATTTCGACCTACAATCCGACGGCACAGAGGCCGGGTTCTTCACCCCTGCGGATCGGAGCGACACTTTCAGCGGAGCCGCGGGCGCTCCTCCCGATCCCCGTTCCGCTCCTGCACCAGGCGGAGGATCACCGGCTCAATCCCCAGGATGTTGGGGACGTGGAAGTCCACCCCATCCGTCGCGTCCCCATCCACCAGGATGGTGATCATCCCCAGCGCCCGCGCCGGCCGGAGGTTGCGGGGGGAGTCGTCCACGAAGACGCACTCGGGGCCCTGGGCCCGCAGATGTTGCAGGATCCGCCGATAGGCCTCCGGGTCAGGCTTGTTGCAGTAGTCCAGGCGGCGCACATCCAGAATGATCGGGAAATGATGGGCGACCCCCAGGCGTTCGAGCACCCGGCGGGCGTGCTCCTCGCTGGCGTTGGTGAAGATCACCTTGGTCAGCGGGATGCGCGCCAGCATGGCGTCCAGAGCCGGGTCGGGCTGGAGGTAATCCTCCAGCGGGACATCGTGCACATACGCCAGATAATCCTCAGGGTCGATGTGGTATTCCTCCATCAGCCCGCGCAGGGTGGTGCCGTATTGGGTGTAGTAACGTTGCCGCAAGGCCTCCGCCTGCTCCGGGGGAAAGCCCAGGCGCTCCACCATATAACGACCGATCCGCTCGCTGATGAGATCCATCAGCCCGGAGCGCCGGGGGTAGAGGGTATCGTCCAGATCCAGAATCAAATACCGCAACCGGAGGCCGCCCATCGCCCTTCCCTCTGCCCAGCTTCCCCCTTGAAGGGATGTTCAGTTTAATGCGGGAAGGACACGGCGGCAAAAACTTCACAACTTAGCGGCCACGGGGCGCATTTACCGGGACGGCTCCCGCGTCGCCCTCGGAGGCCGGGAAGAGCCGTCCGGGGAGGAGGTGGGGTTGACGACGACCCCAATCAGGTCATAGGTCATAGCCCCGGTGATGCGGACGGGGAGGAACTGCCCGACGGGCCACTCCCCCTCCACCAGCACCAGCCCGTCGATCTCCGGCGCGTCCCGATACGTTCGCCCCACGCTCAGGCCGTCCCCCACGCCTTCGATCAGCACCTCCAGGGTCTTCCCCACCAGCGCCTGGTTCTTGCGCAGGGAGATCGGCTGCTGGGCGGCCATCAGGCGCTCGTAACGCTCCTGTTTGACCTCCTCGGGCAGATGGCCCGGCTGGCGGGCGGAGGGGGTCTCCGGCTCGTAGGAGTAGGTGAAGCAGCCCACGCGATCGAACTCCAGATCCCGGATGAAGCGAAGCAGCGTCTCGAACTCCTCCTCCGTCTCGCCGGGATAGCCGACGATGAAGGTGGTGCGGATGGCGATATCCGGCATGGCGCGGCGGAGCTTCTCAACGGTGCGATACACCCACTCGATGTTCGCCGGGCGCCGCATCCGGCGCAGCACAGCGGGATGGCCATGCTGCAGGGGGATGTCCAGGTAGTGGGCCACCTGGGGGTAGCGAGCCATCACCTCGATCAGGCGATCAGAGACCGCGCCCGGGTAAGCATACATGATGCGGATCCACTTCGCCTCGGGGACGCGCTGCACCAGCCCTTCGATGAGCACAGGCAGCCCATCCCGCATGCCCAGATCGTGGCCGTAATCCGTGGTGTCCTGGGCGATGAGGATGAGCTCCCGCACCCCCTGGTCCACGAGCCGGCGGGCCTCCGCCCAGATGGCCTCCGGCGGCCGGCTGACCGCGGGGCCTTTGATTAGGGGAATGGCGCAGAACGCGCAGGGGCGGCGGCACCCGTCCGCGATCTTCAGGTAGGCGCTCACCCCCTGCACCGCGGCCCGCAGCACCCCACGCTCCTCCCGGCGGATGGGCCCTCCGTCCGGGATGTGGAAGAGGGGCTCCGGGATGGAGCGCCCGCGCAGGGCCTCGATGAACTCCAGGATGTCCATCCAGCGACGGGTGCCGATCACGCCGTCGATCCCGGGCACCTCCTCCACCAGGCGGGCTCCCCACCGCTGGGCCAGACATCCGGCGGCGATGAGCAGCTGCCCTTTCTTCTTCCGGGCCGCCAGCTCCCGCAACACCCGTAGGGATTCCTGGCGGGCCGCCTCGATGAAGCCGCAGGTGTTCACGATGAGGACATCGGCCCGGCCGGGGCGCTCGGTCGCCTCATAGCCGGCCCCCTCCAGGAGCTGGGCCATGCTGGCCGAATCGACGGCGTTCTTGGCGCAGCCCAGGGTGATCAGATGATAACGCTTCCCAGCGCGATGGGTCATCCCCCTCCCCCTGCTACGGCGAGCGGGACCAAGTTTTGCGGACGATCTCCCCGCGTCCGCCTAAGGGAGCCTCCGGCCGGCCGTTCAGGCGCACCTGAAGGGCGGCGGCGTTTCCGGTCTCTAAGCCGATGGTGGAGCGGGCCTCCCAGGTCCGGGTCTCTCCGGGCCGCAACAAGCCCTGATAGACCACCTGCCCGTCGGCGAGGATCCGGACCCAAACGTGCTCGGCGGCGGTCACCTCCAGCTGGAGAAGGGGCACGCCGGCTGCCGGCAGCGGAGTGCCGGTTGGGCGCGCCACGGCGCCCGGGGCGATGCCGGTCGGTGAGGGCGAGAGGGCGCTGGGGCGAGGCAGCCAGCGGGTTCGAACGACCCCGAAGAGCCCGGCGAGGACCAGGAGCGCGATCCCCAGGGCGGCCAGGCGACGCCAGGGGACCGCCGGGCGGGCGGGGATCGGGGCGAGCTCGAACATCGAGGGCATCGCAGACGGCCGAGCCGGCGGGAGGGCCACCGGGGCGCCGTCCCATTCCGCGAGGAGGGCCTCCGCATCCAGCCCCAGCCAGCGGGCGTAGCGGCGCAGGAACCCGCGGGCGTGGGCCGGGCTGGGCAGGAGGGAGAAGGCCTCGCGCTCCAGGGCCTCCAGATAGGCCCGCTTGATGCGGGTTTGCGCCGCGGCCTCCTCCAGAGAAAACCCCCGAGCCTCCCGGGCGGCGCGCAAGCGATCCCCGATGCCCACCTTATCCCTCCCGTTCCACCACCACCTGCACCTGTGCCGTGATCTCGGGCCCCAGTCGCACCATCACCGGATAGGTACCCAGGGTGCGGATGGGCTGGTCTAGCTCGATCCGCCGGCGATCGATCTCCACGCCCAGCTGCTGGGCGATGGCCTCCGCGATCTGCTGCGAGGTGACGGAGCCGTAGAGCCGATCCCCCTGGCCGGCGCGGGCCCGGATCGTAACCGTCGCCCCCTGGAGACGGGCAGCCGCCTCCCGAGCGGAAGTCAGCTGGCGGACCCGCCGCTGCTCCAGCGCCTGGCGGGTTTCGGCGGCATGGCGGATCCGCCCTTCGGTGGCCGGGACGGCCAGGCCCTTCGGGATGAGATAGTTGCGCGCGTAGCCGTCCGCCACCTCCTTCACCTCGCCGGACCGCCCCAGGTGCGGCACATCCCGCAGCAGGACCACTTTCATCCCCGGATCCTCCTGACAGAGATCCACTCACGGGCCTCCCGGGCGCGCCGCTCAGGGGCCCGCTTCCGAGAAGGGTATCTTAGCAAGAAAGCGATGGCCGGACAACCGGCCTTCGGCGCCGAAGGTTCGCCCCGCAGCCTGGATCCGCATCTTCCCCTCCGGCTGGCGGAGATCTGGAGATCGAAGGCGCTCCACGAATCATCCGTGTGGCGCCGAATTCGCGCCGCAGGGCTTCGTCAGGGCGGCCGGCCCCCTTGACAAAACACGGGAAACCCTTTATGCTGGGATTAGAACATTTGTTCTAATCGGAAGCAGCGATGGCCCTTCGGGATCGGCTGCTCACGTTCCTGGAGGCGTACTGGGAGACCCACGGTTACGGCCCCACCCTGGAGGAGATCCGGCGCCACGTAGGGCTCTCCTCCCGCTCCCATGCCCTCTATCACCTGCGGGCCCTGGCCCAGGAAGGCCGGGTCCAGCAGGAGCCCGGCAAGCATCGCACGTGGCGCCCGACCGCTCGTCCCGCCTCCCGGATCTCTATCCCCCTGAAAGGCGTGGTCCCTGCCTCCCATCCGGATCAGGTGGATGAGGTGGTGCCACAGGAGCTCGGGGATCTATGGCTCCCCACCGCATGGGTCCCTCCGCGCTGTCGGTTCGCCCTCTGGGTGCGGGGGGATTCCATGATCGGCCTCGGGATCCGTCCCTTCGACATCGTCCTGGTCGAGCCGGTCTTCCCGGAGGAAGTCCGCTCCGGGGATCTGGTGGTGGCACGGGTGAAGGGCCGCAACCAGATGACCCTGAAGCAGCTGGTTCAGGATCCGGAGACCCGGACATGGTGGCTGCGGCCCGCCCATCCAGAGCTGGCGCCCGTGCGGATGGACTGGCAGACGTGGACCCTGGAGGGCCGCGTGGCGTTCCGGTTCGGGCCGGTGCGGGATCTGGGGAGCATCACGGCGGCCTGACCGGAACGGAGCGGCGCCGCGCCCCCTTCCTCGCAGGCGGAGAGGAGGCATCGGGATGAAGCGGCGGTGGCTGGAGGCCCAGGCGGATCTGGTGGAGCAGGTGCTCTGGCAGCATCGATCGCCCGGGCGGGTGACGGGCGGCCGGCTCACGCCGACCGCCATCTTTTTTCAGATCGTCCCCGCCCCCGGCGTCCGCTGGTCGCGCCTGAAGGGGCTGGCGGAGGAGCTGGCTTTGGCCCTGGGGGTGCCCAGCGTGCGGATCCAGCGGGAGGGGCCGGTGGTGCAGCTGGAGATCCCCCGGCCCGATCCCCAGACGGTGCGCTTCCTCCCGCTGATGGAACAGGTCCGCCGGACGCTGCCCCGCTATCCGCTCTACACCGCCCTCCTCGGGCTGGCCACAGACGGCGCACCGCTGCTGATCCGCCTGACCAGCCCGCAGGTCGCCCACATCCTGATCGCCGGGACCACGGGGTCGGGCAAGACGTCGCTGGCCCGGACGATGCTGGCCAGCCTGGTCTTGACCCACCGGCCCGCTCAGCTGGCCCTGGTGCTCCTGGATCCCAAGGGGACGGCCTTTGCGGCCTTCCGGGAGCTCCCCCACGTGCAGGCCTTCGTCCCGGGGGATCCCTCGGAGGCGGCTGCCTGCTTAGAGGAGGCGGTCCGGTGGATGGAGCGTCGCGCGCAGGAGGGGATCTCGACCCCCCGCGTGCTGATCGTCATCGATGAGCTGGGGGATCTGGTGCAACAGGGAGGACGGGAGGTGAGCGGGCTGCTGGCCCGGCTGGCCCAGCGGGGCCGGGAGGCGGGGATTCATCTCCTGGCCTGCACTCAGAAGCCGTCGGCGGCGCTGCTGGGCGGGCAGCTGACCGCCAACTTCCCCGCCCGCCTGGTGGGGCGGGTGGTCTCGGCGGAGGACGCACGGGTAGCGGCGGGGATCGGCGGGACCGGTGCGGAGCGCCTGCAGGGGAAGGGGGATTTCCTGGCGGTGGTGGGCGGAACGGTCACCCGTTTCCAGGCGGCGTATCTGGCGCCCGAGGAGCTCCGCGCCATGCTCCGGCAGAGAACGGCGAATGAGAGGGGATGAACAACGCTCGCATGCGGCTTGCGGTTCGCGATCTCGAACAGGAGGTCACAGATGCGGACGGCGTGGCTGGGATTGTTCGGGATGCTCTTCGCGGTCGCCTTCGGGATCACGGGGGCGATCTGGGTGGGGCTTCATCTCGGCGGGTGGGGGCTGGCGGTGGTCACCGGGCTCGCCCTGGGGATCCCGGTGGCCGCTCTGCTGCTCTCCGCACGGCCCCGGCCGGCCGTTTGGGTCGGAGAAGCGGTGACGACACCATGGGCAGGGCACGACCCCGCGCCGGGGATCGCAAACGGAGCGCCCTGGGCCATCCCGGCGAACGGCTGGGGGATGGCCTCTCCGGGCCGGGCGCCCCTCGGGCTTCCCTTCCCAACGATCCCCTGGATCTCGTGGATCGCCTGGATGCCTGGGCCGCCGGCGACGGAGCCCCACCGTGCGGGATGGCCCCTTCTGCCCCCTCCGACGCCCCGCACCTTCACGGTGATCGGAGAGGATGGGGAGGAGTGAAGCCGCTGGGGAGGCCCTTCCGGTAGCCTCCCCAGCGCTTCCGCTTTTTGCAAGCGATGCGATTGCGCTGAGCCCCGGGAACGCGGGAGGGGAAGCGTCCAAATGCCTTCGCCGCTCATCCGCCGGTCTTTCCGTTCGGACCGCCCCATGCACCGGCATTGACACGGACGGATTTTCAGATATGCTGCGATGCAGGAATCCCATCAGCGGAGGGATGGACGATGAGGAGCTATCCGGTACGGGTGACCAGGCGGGGCGTCATCACCCTGCCCGCACCGGTGCGCCGCAGCCTGGCGATCCGGGAGGGCAGCATCCTGACCCTCCTGGACCTGGATGGCGCACTGGTCCTGGTCCCCCGGATTCTGGAGACAGACCGCCTGGCGGACCGGCTGGCCGCGCAGTGGCGCGCCCAGAGCATCGACCTGGAGACTTATGTTGAACAGCCTGCGCGAGATCCGGAGTGAATCCGCCGTTCGCTAAAGTCTTCCTGGATACCAGCGTGATTTTCGCCGCCGTCCTCTCACCCCAGGGAGGCGCGCGGATGGTCCTGCGCCTGGGCGAAATCGGTTACCTGCGCCTGATGGTAGGCCCCCAGGTCTTGCGGGAATGCGAGGAGGTCGTGCGCCGCAAAGCTCCCGGTTCTCTCTCTGACCTGGCCCTCCTGCTAAACGCAGCCCACGTGGAGATGACCCCCGAGGCCAGCCCGAAAGCCCTGGAGCAGGCCCTTCAGTGGATCTCTTATCCACCTGACGCGCGGATCCTGGCCGAGGCGTTGGAGGCCAGGGCAGACGGGCTGGTGACTCACGATGCCCGCCACCTCCTGACCCTCCCGCCCGATGCCCTTCCGCTGCGCATGGGCACTCCCAGCGACCTGCTGGGATGGCTTCGTCAATCTCTCACCCAGCAAGCTAGATAAGCTTCGGTTCGAGGAAGTCGAGAGATGCGGGATCCCCCACTACCGATGCTGCCCCGCCGAACTCCGGGAGCAGTAGCGGCAGCAGCGATCATTCCAGCCGGCAGGGCAGCTTCCCCAAGGATGATTTCCCAATGAAACCGCGGCAGCTCCTTTCACCTCACGCCGAGCCCCGGGAACGCGGGAGGGGGAGCGCCCAGGTGCCTTCGCCGCTCACCCGCAGGTCCTTGCGCTGGAACTGCCACCCTGCCAGGATCAGGAAGACCAGCGAAGCGATCAGCAGCCCCAGAAGCCAGTCGACCCGCAGAGACCGAACGGCCTCCCCTCCCTGATAGTAAGTGAAGGGCGAAAGACGGGCCAGAGGCTCCAACCGCTCGTCCAGCTGGGCGAAGCCCGTGAGGAAGAACCCTGCGACGAGGAACGTGCCCACCACCGCCGCCGCCATCCGCCGAGAGGGCAGCGCCAGGCTGAGCCACAGGGATAAGCTCCCGAACAGCCACAGCAGCGCGAACATCGAGAGGAAAGGCGTTAGCATCTCCCAGGGCCCCAGACCCAGATGCCGGGAGAGCGGCCGCGCGAGGATCAGGCCCAGATACGAAAGCCCCAGGATCCCCACGGTGGCCACCAGGAAGGCCAGGACGCGGGCGGCAAAGAAGGACCACCGGCCCACCGGCTGCCCGAGGAACAGATCCAGTTGCCCGCCCTCCTCCAGGCCGGCGATCAGGGCGCTCCCGGCGAGGATGGCGAAAAACCCCAGGAAGAGCGGCACCCAGGAGAAGAACTCCGCGTGCAGATACGTCGGCGGATCCGCGATGTCCTGGACCTCCCCGAAGAAGACCAGCAGCTCCCGAGGATAAGCACGCAACAGCTCCTCCCACTGAGCCCGCTGCTCGAAGATGGTGTCGTAAAACGGGATCAGATAGGCGCCCAGCAGCCCCAGCCCCAGCCCCCAGCCGATCACCGCCCAGCGGAACCCGGACAGCGTGTAACGAAAGACCGCTTTCATGGATCGGCCTCCGAAGACACAGGGGACGGCTCATAATACGCGAGGAAGACCTCCTCCAGGCTCGGGCGCTCGGTCTCCAGATCCCGGACCGGGAAGGCCGCCAGGGCCTTGATCAGGGGGTCCATCCGCCCCTCCACCTGCAGCAGGAGCTCCTCCCCGTCCTCGCGGCGGAGGAGCCGCACCCCGGGCAGAGCCGTCAGCGGCCGGAGATCCACCGGCCCCTCGAACCGGACGCGCACCCGACGCACGGCGCGGCGGATCAGATCCTCCGTCCCGGCCACCTCCACCACCACGCCCTGCCGGATGATCCCCACCCGATCGGCCACCTGCTCCACCTCGCCCATGATGTGGGAGGCGAAGAACACCGTGGCCCCCGCGTCCCGGGCCTCCCGCATCAGCCGCAGCACCTCCCGCTGCATCAGGGGATCCAGCCCCAGGGTGGGCTCGTCCAGGATCAGCAGCTCCGGCCGGTGCATCAGGGCCTGGATCACCCCCACCTTCTGCTTGTTGCCCTTGGACAGGTTGCGGATGCGGGGGCGCAGGTCCAGATCCAGCCGCTCCGCCAGCGCCCGGACCCAAGCCCAGTCCACCGCCTTCCCGCGCATGGCGGCGAAAAGGCGGAGGGCGCCCTCCACGGTCAGGTTCTCATCGAAGTGCAGCTCTCCTGGGAGATACCCCACCCGCTGCCGCACCGCCACCGGGTCGCGCTGCGGGTCGATCCCCAGCACCCGGAGGAAGCCGTGATCGGGACGGATAAGGTCGAGCATGCAGCGGATGGTGGTGGTCTTGCCGGCGCCGTTGGGGCCGAGGAAGGCGAAGATCTCCCCCCGGCGCACCTCCAGGTTCACCCCGCGCAGCGCCCGCACCCGACCGTAGGATTTCACCAGATCGCGGATCTCGATGGCGAGGGCTTCACTCATTCTTCACACTCCTTTGCGGAGGGTTCGATCCTCCGCCGCTGCAACCGTCCCGCCCGGGCCTTCTCGCAGAGCCGGACCTTGAAATCCGCCCAAGCACTCACCCTCTGGACCCGCGGACGGCCGGGCGGGGTCGGCCGGCAGGGCGGCGCGCAGAACCTCCCCTCGCTGTCGCTACGGGTCGGGTCCCTCCTCATGATAGGCTTCCGGAAGATTCGAGGAAAACCCAACGCCCCTGCGCGAACTCCCTTACCGCCACATCCCCCAGGAAAACGGAGGGGGAGGGCTATTGCCGGCCTCCCCCTCCGGAGCACTCCGGGAAAACCGACCGCTCTTCGGAGCGGCTTACTGCACCGTCACGCACGAAAAATTATTATTCGGGTTCCCGTCCGCGTTCTGCGGCACCAATCCACGCGCGCAATTGGTGGCCGGCTTCTGGTTCACGGTCGCCGTGAACTGGATCTGGACGATATATCCCGGCGGCAGCGGGTTGACGGCGGTGCATGAAGTGCCGCTGCAGGACCAATCGGCCGCCGCCGTGGCCGGGGTGAAGACCAGGGGTCCGCTGAAGCTCATGGAGCCGGAAGGGTTGGCGGTGTCGGAGATCTGGGTGCCGACGGGGCAAGGTCCCGATCCGGCGTTGCTGACCGTCACGATAACCGTGAAGACCGCTGGGTTGCTCGTCGGCTGCATGGACTTATCGACGACGAGGTCGCACATCCCGGCCGGCGTCGAGGTGGCCGTCGGGGAAGGCATGGGCGTCGGCGAGGGGGTCGGGGTTCGGGTGGCCGTGGCCGTCGGGGTGCGCGTGGGAGTCTTCGTCGCGGTGGGAGACGGCATCGGCGTCGGGGTCTTGGTAGCCGTCGGCGTCGGCGTCCTCGTTGCCGTCGGCGAGGGAGTCGGAGTGGGCGTCTTGCACTTGCCCGCCGAGCCCGCGTTGTAGAGGGCTTGAATCTCGGCTTGCGTGAGCGCCCGATTGAAGATCTCCACCTCGTCGATCACGCCGTTAAACGTGCGCGGATAGCCGACGGCACGAATCGGAGCCGCCGTCGATCCGATGGTCCATGGAATCAAAGGGCTGTAAACGATGGTCTTGACCAGCGCCATTTGCGCTTCAAGCGCACCGTTGACATAGAGCTTGAAGACACTGCCGTCGTAGCTCGCCGCGACGTGGTACCACTGCCCTGCCGGGAAAGTTGCGGTTGAAACGATCCGCTCCGTGTTAATGTTGCCGAACCCAAAGATGAACTTCTGCTGTTGCGCGCTCCACCAAAGGGAGATCGGGACATTCGTGGATCCGGTCGGCGGCGGCAATCCCTTCTGCACGATGACGCTGCCCCAGAAGTCGTTGTTCGGCCCGGGGCCTTGCGGCTTAACCCATGCATCGATGGTGAACTGTTGATTGGCAAGAGCCGCCGAGTGCGGGATGTCGATGTAGCCGCCCGTGCCGAACGTCACGCCTGTACCGACCATGCCCGGAACGAAGGTGATCGTGTTGGTCGCCGACGGATTGTTGGAGGCCCAGAGATCGAGGGGATTTCCATCCATCGGCCACCAGGCCACCAAGCCCGGAGGAGGCGGGACGCACGGCGGCGTCGGCGTGGGAGATGGGGTGGCCGTGGACTGGCCGTCGATTGGCGGGGTGGGGTTGTCGACCGCCACCGCCGTCGCCGGGATGGTCGGCTTGGGAGTGGGAGTAGCGACCGGCACAAGCGTGAGCCCGGGGGGCGTCAACGGCGGAGCCTTGCACGCGCCGAGGACTCCCAGAAACACCAGCCAAACTCCGAAACGAAGCGCACGCGCGATAGACATCGGGCCCCTCCTTTCAGGATTCTCGGGCTTATCTCCTCATCCGCGCCAAACGACCGCCGCCCTCGAACCTCACGGCAGCGTCTGGCAAAACGTGTCGTTCGCCGGGTTCCCATCCGCGCTGTTCGAGACGACCACGCACAGCTGCGCCGACCCGGAGGAGAGGGTCGCCCCCGTCTGGAAACCGGCCGCATAAAAGCCCGGCGGGCTGGCCGGGATGTCGGCGGCCGCCACACAGGTCGTCCCGCTGCAGCTCCAGCCGGCGCTGCCGTTGTATTCGTAGGCCGGAGAGGCGCCCGTGAACGACATGGCGCCGCTCGGCACGCTCAGGCTGAGCGTGGTCGGGGCCGGGCAGTCCGTCCCCCCCACGCTCTGGACCCCAAAGGTCACCGCGTATATCCCCAGCGTGGGCCCCTCCACAAGGCCGAAGCCGGCGGCAAGGTCGCACCCAGGGATCGTCGGCAGGGGCGGCGCCTCACCCCCCGACGACCCCGAGGGAGCGGACATCGGGGCCGGCGGCGTGGGGGTTTTCGTCGCGGTCGGCAGGGGAGTCGGGGTGGACGTGGCCGTTGGGGACAGCGTCGGCGTCATCGTCGCCGTCGGCGACGGGGTCGAGGTGGGCGCGGCCGTCGGAGACGGCGTCGGCGCCGTCCCGGGGGTCAGGGGCGACGCCTGACACGCCGCCAGAGCCCCGAGGATCAGGGCCCACCCTCCGATCTGAAAACGTGACATCCGGCACCTCCTGAACAAGATGCTTCACTCCGGTTCACGGCGTGACCGGGATGCAGACCTGATCGTTGGCCGGGTTGCTGTCCCCAGGCAGGCTGGCGCAGTTCTGGAAGGTCTGGCTGTATCCGCCAGGGCCGAAGTAGACGTTGAAGGTGAAGGTGTAAACCCCGCCGGGGCTCAGGGTGACCGAGGGCGCAGAGCAGGTCAACACGCTGTCAGCGCTGCTGATACTGCTGCAGAACTGACCACCGGCGTAGCCCCCGGAGGCAAGGAGCGTGGACCAGGGCGGGTTGGGCTGGTCGGTGACGGTGAGGGGACCGCTATAGGTGCCCGGGCCTTGGTTGGTGACGACCAGCGTGAACGTGCAGTAGTAGCCGGGGCTGGAGCACACGTACGTCTTGCCAATGGCCATGTCAAGGGAGCCGCTGACCATGGGCGT
This window encodes:
- a CDS encoding pyrimidine 5'-nucleotidase, whose protein sequence is MGGLRLRYLILDLDDTLYPRRSGLMDLISERIGRYMVERLGFPPEQAEALRQRYYTQYGTTLRGLMEEYHIDPEDYLAYVHDVPLEDYLQPDPALDAMLARIPLTKVIFTNASEEHARRVLERLGVAHHFPIILDVRRLDYCNKPDPEAYRRILQHLRAQGPECVFVDDSPRNLRPARALGMITILVDGDATDGVDFHVPNILGIEPVILRLVQERNGDREERPRLR
- the rimO gene encoding 30S ribosomal protein S12 methylthiotransferase RimO, encoding MTHRAGKRYHLITLGCAKNAVDSASMAQLLEGAGYEATERPGRADVLIVNTCGFIEAARQESLRVLRELAARKKKGQLLIAAGCLAQRWGARLVEEVPGIDGVIGTRRWMDILEFIEALRGRSIPEPLFHIPDGGPIRREERGVLRAAVQGVSAYLKIADGCRRPCAFCAIPLIKGPAVSRPPEAIWAEARRLVDQGVRELILIAQDTTDYGHDLGMRDGLPVLIEGLVQRVPEAKWIRIMYAYPGAVSDRLIEVMARYPQVAHYLDIPLQHGHPAVLRRMRRPANIEWVYRTVEKLRRAMPDIAIRTTFIVGYPGETEEEFETLLRFIRDLEFDRVGCFTYSYEPETPSARQPGHLPEEVKQERYERLMAAQQPISLRKNQALVGKTLEVLIEGVGDGLSVGRTYRDAPEIDGLVLVEGEWPVGQFLPVRITGAMTYDLIGVVVNPTSSPDGSSRPPRATREPSR
- a CDS encoding helix-turn-helix domain-containing protein, giving the protein MGIGDRLRAAREARGFSLEEAAAQTRIKRAYLEALEREAFSLLPSPAHARGFLRRYARWLGLDAEALLAEWDGAPVALPPARPSAMPSMFELAPIPARPAVPWRRLAALGIALLVLAGLFGVVRTRWLPRPSALSPSPTGIAPGAVARPTGTPLPAAGVPLLQLEVTAAEHVWVRILADGQVVYQGLLRPGETRTWEARSTIGLETGNAAALQVRLNGRPEAPLGGRGEIVRKTWSRSP
- the rplI gene encoding 50S ribosomal protein L9, whose product is MKVVLLRDVPHLGRSGEVKEVADGYARNYLIPKGLAVPATEGRIRHAAETRQALEQRRVRQLTSAREAAARLQGATVTIRARAGQGDRLYGSVTSQQIAEAIAQQLGVEIDRRRIELDQPIRTLGTYPVMVRLGPEITAQVQVVVEREG
- a CDS encoding LexA family protein — translated: MALRDRLLTFLEAYWETHGYGPTLEEIRRHVGLSSRSHALYHLRALAQEGRVQQEPGKHRTWRPTARPASRISIPLKGVVPASHPDQVDEVVPQELGDLWLPTAWVPPRCRFALWVRGDSMIGLGIRPFDIVLVEPVFPEEVRSGDLVVARVKGRNQMTLKQLVQDPETRTWWLRPAHPELAPVRMDWQTWTLEGRVAFRFGPVRDLGSITAA
- a CDS encoding DNA translocase FtsK, translated to MKRRWLEAQADLVEQVLWQHRSPGRVTGGRLTPTAIFFQIVPAPGVRWSRLKGLAEELALALGVPSVRIQREGPVVQLEIPRPDPQTVRFLPLMEQVRRTLPRYPLYTALLGLATDGAPLLIRLTSPQVAHILIAGTTGSGKTSLARTMLASLVLTHRPAQLALVLLDPKGTAFAAFRELPHVQAFVPGDPSEAAACLEEAVRWMERRAQEGISTPRVLIVIDELGDLVQQGGREVSGLLARLAQRGREAGIHLLACTQKPSAALLGGQLTANFPARLVGRVVSAEDARVAAGIGGTGAERLQGKGDFLAVVGGTVTRFQAAYLAPEELRAMLRQRTANERG
- a CDS encoding AbrB/MazE/SpoVT family DNA-binding domain-containing protein; protein product: MRSYPVRVTRRGVITLPAPVRRSLAIREGSILTLLDLDGALVLVPRILETDRLADRLAAQWRAQSIDLETYVEQPARDPE
- a CDS encoding PIN domain-containing protein translates to MNPPFAKVFLDTSVIFAAVLSPQGGARMVLRLGEIGYLRLMVGPQVLRECEEVVRRKAPGSLSDLALLLNAAHVEMTPEASPKALEQALQWISYPPDARILAEALEARADGLVTHDARHLLTLPPDALPLRMGTPSDLLGWLRQSLTQQAR
- a CDS encoding ABC transporter permease subunit — translated: MKAVFRYTLSGFRWAVIGWGLGLGLLGAYLIPFYDTIFEQRAQWEELLRAYPRELLVFFGEVQDIADPPTYLHAEFFSWVPLFLGFFAILAGSALIAGLEEGGQLDLFLGQPVGRWSFFAARVLAFLVATVGILGLSYLGLILARPLSRHLGLGPWEMLTPFLSMFALLWLFGSLSLWLSLALPSRRMAAAVVGTFLVAGFFLTGFAQLDERLEPLARLSPFTYYQGGEAVRSLRVDWLLGLLIASLVFLILAGWQFQRKDLRVSGEGTWALPLPRSRGSA
- a CDS encoding ABC transporter ATP-binding protein, which encodes MSEALAIEIRDLVKSYGRVRALRGVNLEVRRGEIFAFLGPNGAGKTTTIRCMLDLIRPDHGFLRVLGIDPQRDPVAVRQRVGYLPGELHFDENLTVEGALRLFAAMRGKAVDWAWVRALAERLDLDLRPRIRNLSKGNKQKVGVIQALMHRPELLILDEPTLGLDPLMQREVLRLMREARDAGATVFFASHIMGEVEQVADRVGIIRQGVVVEVAGTEDLIRRAVRRVRVRFEGPVDLRPLTALPGVRLLRREDGEELLLQVEGRMDPLIKALAAFPVRDLETERPSLEEVFLAYYEPSPVSSEADP
- a CDS encoding LamG domain-containing protein, coding for MSIARALRFGVWLVFLGVLGACKAPPLTPPGLTLVPVATPTPKPTIPATAVAVDNPTPPIDGQSTATPSPTPTPPCVPPPPGLVAWWPMDGNPLDLWASNNPSATNTITFVPGMVGTGVTFGTGGYIDIPHSAALANQQFTIDAWVKPQGPGPNNDFWGSVIVQKGLPPPTGSTNVPISLWWSAQQQKFIFGFGNINTERIVSTATFPAGQWYHVAASYDGSVFKLYVNGALEAQMALVKTIVYSPLIPWTIGSTAAPIRAVGYPRTFNGVIDEVEIFNRALTQAEIQALYNAGSAGKCKTPTPTPSPTATRTPTPTATKTPTPMPSPTATKTPTRTPTATATRTPTPSPTPMPSPTATSTPAGMCDLVVDKSMQPTSNPAVFTVIVTVSNAGSGPCPVGTQISDTANPSGSMSFSGPLVFTPATAAADWSCSGTSCTAVNPLPPGYIVQIQFTATVNQKPATNCARGLVPQNADGNPNNNFSCVTVQ